The window CGATCTACTCCTCACGAGGCTCTTTTCTCTCAACCTCCTACGTATGATCACCTTAGGGTTTTCGGATGTCTTTGTTTTCCCAACATGTCCGCCACTGCTGCCCACAAGTTGGCACCGCGGTCGACGGCGTGTCTCTTTCTTGGATATCCTACGGATCACAAAGGCTACCGCTGCCTTGATCTCTCTACACACCGGGTTCATATCTCTAGGCACGTTGTTTTCGACGAGACCGTTTTCCTGTTCGCTAGTCGCCCTCCTGCGAAACCCTCTATTGCTGATCTTTTTCCCGATCTACCAACCGGCCCTAGTTTCccagctagtcccctcccaccattTCTTCCTAGCCCGGTAGCAAAACCAGTCAGTCCCGCTTCGTCCACGCGAGCGGCCATCCCGTCCTCTCCCGTCTCCTCTACGGACGTTGCCACACCAGCCACTACGCCCAGCCCTTGCTCCCAGCCTAGTTCGTCTAGCGAACCCAACCCAATGTCTACTGCACCCAGCCCTGCCTCGGCGAGTTCTGTAGGACCGGCCGCCTCGTCCACTCCCGCGCCAGCTAGCGCTAATCCTTCCCAACCTAGCACGCCTCCACGACCACTGCCGCCCCATGCAGTCGCTGTTCAACCCCCCGCTAACCCACATCCCATGCGTACGCGTGCTAAATCCGGGTTTACCCTCCCCTCTCGCAAACTTAACTTTCTTTTCGACGCTCCTAACATTTCGCCCCTACCTCGCACTTATCGTGCTGCCCTTGCCGACCCTAACTGGGCTGCTGCCATGACTGATGAGTACCAGGCACTCCTTCAGAATGACACTTGGACACTTGTTCCCCGTCCTGCTGGCTCTCACGTCGTCAGCGGGAAGTGGGTTTTTCGTGTCAAGTATCATTCCGATGGAACCCTTGCGCGCTACAAAGCACGTTGGGTTGTCCGTGGTTTCTCTCAGACCGAGGGGatcgactacgatgagaccttctcaccagtcGTTAAGCCTAGCACCATCCGTGTCGTTCTCACTCTCGCCATCTCAGCCTCTTGGCCCGTTCACCAACTCGATGTCAAGAACGCCTTCCTCCACGGTCACTTAGCCGAGACTGTCTACTGTCAGCAGCCTCTCGGGTTCGAGGATCCTACTGTGCCTTCGCACGTGTGTCTCCTTCGTAAGTCTCTCTACGGTCTTAAGCAGGCCCAGCGCGCCTGGTTCACTCGCTTCGCCGCCTTCCTAGTGACTATAGGATTCACCGCCTCCAGATGCGACACCTCCTTGTTTATCTACCGTTCCTCGAGTCACACTGCCTATCTCCTCttatatgtcgatgatatcataCTAACTGCGTCATCCTCCAGTTTCCTTCAGTATGTCATTTCTCGTCTTCGACAGGAGTTTGCCATGACTGATCTGGGATCTCTCTCGCATTTTCTCGGAGTCTCTGTTACCCGCTCTTCCTCCTCCCTTTTTCTCTCGCAACGGCAATACGCGCTCGACATTATCCAGCGTGCCGGCATGTCCGAGTGTCATATTATTCGTACCCCCATCGATTCCGGCGCAAAGCTTTCCGTTAACACCGGTGACCTTCTTGACGCTGCTGACGCTACCACCTACCGCAGTCTCACCGGTGCTTTGCAGTATCTCACTATCACTCACCCCGATCTATCTTACTCCGTTCAGCAGGCGTGTTTGTTCATGCATGCGCCTCGCACCTCCCACCTTAGCCTTGTCAAACGCATAGTTCGGTACGTTAAGGGCACTTTAGATTTCGGTATGCACATTACACCTTCTACCTCCACCTCTCTTGTTGCGTACTCCGATGCCGACTGGGCTGGCTGTCCCGACACTCGTTGTTCCACGTCTGGTTACTGCATTTATTTTGGGGATAATTTGGTTTCGTGGTCATCCAAGCGACAGCTAACTGTTTCCAGGTCCAGTGCGGAGGCTGAGTATCGCGCCGTCGCTCATGCTGTTGCCGAAACTACATGGCTGCGGCAACTTCTGCAGGAGCTTCACCAGCCAGTGTCCAGATCCACtattgtctactgtgacaacgtgTCTGCTGTCTACATGTCTGCTAACCCTGTGCAGCACCGTCGTACGAAGCATATCGAGATTGACATTCACTTTGTGCGTGACAAGGTTTCGCTTGGCGAGGTTCGGGTTCTGCATGTTCCCACTTCTTCACAGTATGCTGACATTTTCACCAAAGGGCTGCCAACCACGCTCTTTGCTGAATTTCGATCCAGTCTCAACGTCCGGCAAGCCCACGTTGACACTGCGGGGGGCTGTTAGACTATGATTTGGTCTACTGTTAGACTTGTGTTACTAGTCCGAGCTAGTCGCACACTCCATGCATCCACCGCCCTTGCATGGCGCATGCAAGGCTGTTAGCTGCACTTATCTTTCCatccatctaggatcgatggttagTCTGTTTACGTGCGTGTGTAtctttctccctctctctcatgtaCTCTATTATATATTACCCCACTGTGGATGAATACGAATGTGTGATGCATTGCAACCCCTAGCCTATCTTCTATCAGTGGTTGTGACCATTTGAATCTTTTGATGCTCCTCTCATCTTGTCGGCTCTTCTCATTCTCTCGGCATACTTGTTGATGTCGAAGGCCGTACCGGTGCTTCTTCCTCCAAATGAAGATTCCAGCGTATCCAAGTCAAAGATGTCAGCCATTATCTTGATGCTCTCCGGCTTGTTTGCATACACAAACTTCACTTTCTCTTTCATGTCTGGCTGCACGAAGTTCTTGGCTATCTGCAAATCAAACAAAGGGCAGAGTACATAAAATCAGGGTTGAGATTTTCACTGATAAAACAGGAAGCACACTCTCACAAGACGGCAAACATTGGATGAAACACTACAGTTTGGATTAGAATCTTTGCATACCTTCCAGAAAGACTCAAAAATCCTTGGAGGGTCGAAAGGGATCGCCACGCCTATCACCCCCGGATAATAGTTTTGGATTATGTGTATGGATTCGGGGGTTATCGACAGCGGCGAGCTCGATATCGACCAGCCTCGGAAGTCGGTCAGCCAAACGACGAAGTCGTCTTGTTCATCCGCCGAGTTGGTGGCGAAATGCTCCAGGAGATACACCAGGTGCTTTATTTGCTCCTTGGCTGAA is drawn from Triticum dicoccoides isolate Atlit2015 ecotype Zavitan chromosome 4A, WEW_v2.0, whole genome shotgun sequence and contains these coding sequences:
- the LOC119283989 gene encoding phosphatidylinositol transfer protein 3-like; the protein is RARNWSAEQATKGLKETVKWRREYRPNAISWDDIPEVENEARRTHVADYLDKNGRSVLVSNVPMKSKVSAKEQIKHLVYLLEHFATNSADEQDDFVVWLTDFRGWSISSSPLSITPESIHIIQNYYPGVIGVAIPFDPPRIFESFWKIAKNFVQPDMKEKVKFVYANKPESIKIMADIFDLDTLESSFGGRSTGTAFDINKYAERMRRADKMRGASKDSNGHNH